The stretch of DNA TTTTTACATGGAAGCCGTAATCTTTTAAAGTCCGTTCTGACCTTCCTTCAGCTTTTTTCCATAATAAGTATTCTTTGAGAGCCTCTTCCCAGGTTGTTTCATGGTCTTCAACCAGTTTTATCACCCTGGTTTTTTTCTTGGAAACGGACATGAAAAAACACCCCTTCTTCACATTTAACCGGGGTGTTCGAATGACTAAAATTAGGTTTTTTTACTCCATCGAACTCGGCAATTTTTGCCTCGTATTGGAAACCCTGAAACCCTTGATATTACTAGGTTTTTGGTGGAGGCGGGGGGAGTTGAACCCACCGTCCGAAAGAAGAGCCACAAGACCTTCTACGAGCATAGATTGTGTTTTAAACTTCGCTCCGTTGGCGCCCACAACCAGGCTTCGCTGGAGCTATCTCGATGAATGTCCTCTTTAGCCTCCGAGAATTGGCTAAAGAGTAAGCCTGCTAATATGACACCCCATGATCCGCTCCACAGGCAAGTGCGGGTGGGATGCTAGCTGCAATTAGGCAGCTAGAGCGTAATTTTCTTCGTTGGCAGTTATATTAACTGTCCACCGTTTAACGGGCTGATGGAACCCCGGCTCGCTTATCCTGCCACAACTTCCCCCGTCGAAACCATTTCGCCCCCATAATTAAAATATCAAATATGCATAAATTTGTTAAATTAGGTTGCATTACTATTATATAAAACTTGCACAGCTAAGCTTGTGCAACCAAGTTTCACGTAGCTAAATCCACACAACTACTGCCTCTGCCGGTCCTTCATAGCCCGGTCCATTTCCCTTTTGGCGTCCCGGGCCGCGATGTCTTCCCGCTTGTCAAACTTCTTTTTGCCCCTTGCCAGAGCCAGCTCGATTTTAGCCCACTTACCATTTTTAAAATATACCTTAAGGGGAATTAGAGAAAGACCTTTTTCCCTGGTCTGACCGTACAATCGCATGATTTCTCGCTTGTGCATCAGTAACTTGCGCGGCCGCTTGGGCTCGTGATTAAACCGGTTGCCCTGTTCATAAGGACTGATATGCATATTATACAACACCAGTTCGCCATTTTCAATCCGGGCATAGCTGTCCTGCAAATTGGCCTTGCCGGCTCGGATGGACTTAATTTCCGTACCAGACAGGGCAATACCGGCCTCGTAGGTTTCATCAATATGATATTCATGGCGTGCCTTGCGGTTAACTATGGCTTTGGCCGACATGATAATCACCTCGATAATCAAAGCCCTGCCGATTTTTAAAGGCTAGGGCTTGTTAATCCGCTTAATGTTTCAATGATACCTTACATATATCATCTAATGATATCAGGTAATTATTAATTATATCATTATCTGTTTATTTGTCAACCGGTTACAACCCCATTTCATCTGCAATACCCTGCATAGCTTCCAGCCCCAGAGCAAGAAACTCCTCAAGTTCCAGGCCCATTTCCGAGCAGGCGGCAATTATTTCACGGTTTGCACCACGAGCGAAAGCCTTTTCTCCAAACCTTTTTCTCAGGAATTCCACATCTACAGCCGTCAGCTTTTTCTCCGGCCTAATCAGCGCTCCCGCTACGATTAATCCCGTTAGCGGATCGGTGGAGTACAAAGCCTTGTCCATAAGCGTATTGCGGGGCAAGCCATGCGCTTCGTTATGTACCCGTACAGCATAAACTATATCTTCGGACAGACCTTGTTCCGCCAGTAAATCCGCGCCCTCCATGCTATGTCTTTGCGGGTCGCCTTTCGTACGGTCGTAGTCAATATCATGCAACAGTCCTGCCAGGCCCCACTTTTCCACGTCTTCGTTAAAATGCTTGGCCAGGTGCCGCATTACGGCCTCCACAGCCAGTGAGTGTTTAATTAAATTTTTATTCTTCAAATGCTGCTTTAAAAGTTTGTATGCCTCTTCTCTGGTCATACTGATTACCTCCAACCATATTTATATTTGCTTCGGATCAACTCTCATAAACTTGGCGCTGGCTTTAACGGCCACTTTACCGTCTGGCAGCACTATCCGCCCGGCCATTAAAAATAAGCGTCCTTTTTTCTCCTCTTCGCACCACGATTCAATTACTAGCTTGGTTTTTATAGGCACCCCAATGCTGTAGCGGGTGTTCATTTCCACCGTCATAATTGAAATATCCTTCAACCATAGCCACCAGACCATTGTTTCATCCAGCAAAGCAGTAATTAGACCACCATGCATATAGCCTGTCCAGCCCTGATGCTCTTCCCCTGCTTCGAACTCAGTACGACACAAGTCGCCATCCATTTTAAATTTTAGCTTAAGGCCAATCGGATTAGCCGGGCTACAGCCAAAGCACATATGATCGCTGCCCCTGACTCTACTTTGCAAAAGCTTCACCCCCAGGACACTATCATTACATATTATACCCCACTGTGGCAATAGTTACCTGCAAGGCGAAACTTATAAAATAGCCAGTCATTCTTTCCTGCACCGAAGATCCTGGCGGGCGTAAGGCATATATATTCTCCATAAGCAGTTTCACGGTACACATGGCATAGCCCTTAACGAGTCAATTTTTTCCATATATCAATACTTTTATTATAATCACCGTAACAAAACAAAAACCCGGCAAAAGCCGGGAACGGGCAACCACAGTTTGCAACTCCACAGCTGGCAACTAAAGCCTGTGGATATCGTTTTGCACATCCTGCAGCAGTTTTTCACTTTTTCTAATGCGTTCTTCCAAATCTTCTATACGTTCATCATCTTCAACGTGTTCTTTTAGCCCGGCAAGCTCTTCTTTGTTTTCCACAATCTCTTGTTCCAGCTCGTATGAAAAGTTAATTTTTTCATCATAGCTCATACCCTTATTGTAACGCTGTCCGGGATCACTATAATCCAAAAAAACCCCCTCCGCTCTTGTATTTATCATTATTGTGCCCGGGTTATAAATAAGTATACAAATATCTTAATGTTTTCCGTTTAACA from Desulfoscipio gibsoniae DSM 7213 encodes:
- the smpB gene encoding SsrA-binding protein SmpB, whose product is MSAKAIVNRKARHEYHIDETYEAGIALSGTEIKSIRAGKANLQDSYARIENGELVLYNMHISPYEQGNRFNHEPKRPRKLLMHKREIMRLYGQTREKGLSLIPLKVYFKNGKWAKIELALARGKKKFDKREDIAARDAKREMDRAMKDRQRQ
- a CDS encoding PaaI family thioesterase, encoding MQSRVRGSDHMCFGCSPANPIGLKLKFKMDGDLCRTEFEAGEEHQGWTGYMHGGLITALLDETMVWWLWLKDISIMTVEMNTRYSIGVPIKTKLVIESWCEEEKKGRLFLMAGRIVLPDGKVAVKASAKFMRVDPKQI
- a CDS encoding HD domain-containing protein; translated protein: MTREEAYKLLKQHLKNKNLIKHSLAVEAVMRHLAKHFNEDVEKWGLAGLLHDIDYDRTKGDPQRHSMEGADLLAEQGLSEDIVYAVRVHNEAHGLPRNTLMDKALYSTDPLTGLIVAGALIRPEKKLTAVDVEFLRKRFGEKAFARGANREIIAACSEMGLELEEFLALGLEAMQGIADEMGL